A genomic region of Ensifer adhaerens contains the following coding sequences:
- a CDS encoding electron transfer flavoprotein-ubiquinone oxidoreductase, with translation MTEQDLPERESMEFDVVIVGAGPAGLAAAIRLKQVNPELSVVVLEKGAEVGAHILSGAVVDPIGIDRLLPDWRADADHPFKTEVTDDHFLFLGPAGSIRLPNFLMPPLMNNHGNYIVSLGNVCRWLATKAEALGVEIYPGFAATEVLYNDEGAVIGVATGDMGIERNGEPGPNFARGMALLGKYTLIGEGVRGSLAKQLISKFNLSKDSDVQKFGIGLKELWQVKPENHRPGLVQHSFGWPLGMKTGGGSFLYHLEDNMVAVGFVVHLNYKNPYLFPFEEFQRFKTHPAIRGTFEGGKRLSYGARAITEGGYQSVPKLSFPGGALIGCSAGLVNVPRIKGSHNAVLSGILAAEKLAAAIASGRANDEPIEIERGWRDSAIGQDLKRVRNVKPLWSKFGTAIGVALGGLDMWTNQLFGFSFFGTLKHGKTDAQSLEPAAQHKKIDYPKPDGVLTFDRLSSVFLSNTNHEEDQPVHLQVKDMELQKRSEHDVYAGPSTRYCPAGVYEWVEKDGRQVFVINAQNCVHCKTCDIKDPNQNINWVPPQGGEGPVYPNM, from the coding sequence ATGACCGAGCAAGACCTGCCCGAACGCGAGAGCATGGAGTTCGACGTTGTGATCGTGGGTGCGGGACCGGCGGGTCTTGCAGCGGCGATCCGGCTGAAACAGGTCAATCCGGAGCTTTCGGTTGTCGTGCTTGAAAAGGGCGCCGAGGTCGGCGCGCACATTCTTTCGGGTGCTGTCGTCGATCCGATCGGCATCGACCGGCTGCTGCCGGATTGGCGCGCGGACGCCGACCATCCGTTCAAGACCGAAGTCACGGACGACCACTTCCTGTTCCTGGGCCCCGCCGGCTCGATTCGCCTGCCGAATTTCCTGATGCCGCCGCTGATGAACAATCACGGCAACTACATCGTCTCGCTCGGAAACGTCTGTCGCTGGCTGGCGACAAAGGCGGAAGCGCTCGGCGTCGAGATCTATCCGGGCTTTGCCGCAACCGAAGTGCTCTACAACGACGAGGGTGCGGTCATCGGTGTTGCCACCGGCGACATGGGCATCGAGCGCAATGGCGAGCCGGGACCGAACTTTGCCCGCGGCATGGCACTCTTGGGCAAATACACGCTGATTGGCGAGGGCGTGCGCGGTTCGCTCGCCAAGCAGCTGATTTCGAAATTCAACCTCTCGAAGGATAGCGACGTCCAGAAATTCGGCATCGGGCTGAAAGAACTCTGGCAGGTCAAGCCCGAGAACCATCGTCCGGGCCTGGTGCAGCACTCGTTCGGCTGGCCGCTCGGCATGAAGACCGGTGGCGGTTCGTTCCTCTATCACCTCGAAGACAACATGGTGGCCGTCGGCTTCGTCGTGCACCTCAACTACAAGAACCCCTATCTCTTCCCGTTCGAGGAGTTCCAGCGCTTCAAGACGCACCCGGCGATCCGCGGCACCTTCGAGGGCGGCAAGCGTCTCTCCTATGGCGCCCGTGCGATCACCGAGGGCGGCTACCAGTCGGTGCCGAAGCTGTCCTTCCCCGGCGGCGCGCTGATCGGCTGTTCCGCCGGCCTCGTCAACGTGCCGCGCATCAAGGGCAGCCACAACGCGGTTCTGTCGGGCATTCTCGCCGCCGAGAAGCTGGCGGCGGCGATCGCCTCCGGTCGCGCCAATGACGAGCCGATCGAGATCGAGCGCGGCTGGCGCGACAGCGCCATCGGCCAGGACCTGAAGCGGGTGAGAAACGTCAAGCCGCTGTGGTCGAAGTTCGGCACGGCGATCGGCGTGGCGCTCGGCGGTCTCGACATGTGGACCAACCAGCTGTTCGGCTTCTCGTTCTTCGGCACGCTGAAGCACGGCAAGACCGATGCGCAGTCGCTCGAGCCGGCAGCCCAGCACAAGAAGATCGACTATCCGAAGCCGGATGGGGTTTTGACCTTCGACCGGCTGTCCTCGGTGTTCCTGTCGAACACCAACCATGAGGAGGACCAGCCGGTCCACCTGCAGGTCAAGGACATGGAGCTGCAGAAGCGCTCCGAGCACGACGTCTATGCCGGCCCGTCGACCCGCTACTGTCCGGCCGGGGTCTACGAGTGGGTGGAGAAAGACGGCAGGCAAGTCTTCGTCATCAACGCGCAGAACTGCGTGCACTGCAAGACCTGCGACATCAAGGACCCCAACCAGAACATCAACTGGGTGCCGCCCCAAGGCGGAGAGGGCCCGGTCTATCCGAACATGTAA
- a CDS encoding alpha/beta fold hydrolase: protein MNRHRIPSIRHRFIEASGVRVFYRESEPVEAGDDVPTILLLHGFPSSSHQYRRLMDALGSQYRLIAPDYPGFGHSDAPTSTNEGGSFVYSFDRLAEVIEGFVDALGLKRFVLYAFDFGAPVGFRLASRRPERIAGLIVQNGNSYLEGLSDIARDFIALEPEDEGAVEQVRQLLTLEMTRGQYVGGTGDPELVAPDGWTMDQHFLDRPDRRQPQIDLAFDYKSNLSRYGEWQQWLRGKKPPTLITWGRNDPFFTEKGARAFLADLPEADLHLFDTGHFALEESLSEIAPLIADFVDRIWTKA, encoded by the coding sequence ATGAATAGACATCGCATTCCATCGATCCGCCACCGCTTCATCGAAGCCAGCGGCGTGCGCGTCTTCTATCGGGAAAGCGAGCCGGTCGAGGCCGGCGACGACGTGCCCACGATATTGCTGCTGCATGGCTTCCCCTCGTCCTCGCACCAATACCGTCGCCTGATGGATGCGCTCGGCAGCCAATACCGGCTGATCGCGCCGGACTATCCGGGTTTTGGCCACAGCGACGCTCCGACATCGACAAATGAGGGCGGCAGCTTCGTCTACAGCTTCGATCGGCTCGCTGAAGTGATCGAAGGTTTCGTCGACGCATTGGGGCTCAAGCGCTTTGTTCTCTACGCCTTCGATTTCGGTGCGCCTGTCGGCTTTCGCCTCGCAAGCCGGCGTCCCGAGCGGATTGCGGGACTGATCGTCCAGAACGGCAACTCCTATCTGGAGGGGCTTTCCGACATCGCCCGCGATTTCATCGCGCTTGAACCCGAGGACGAGGGCGCAGTGGAACAGGTCCGGCAACTGCTGACCCTGGAGATGACCCGTGGGCAGTATGTCGGGGGCACTGGGGATCCAGAACTGGTGGCACCGGACGGCTGGACCATGGATCAGCATTTCCTCGACCGCCCCGACCGCCGCCAGCCGCAAATCGACCTTGCCTTCGACTACAAGAGCAACCTCAGCCGCTATGGGGAATGGCAGCAATGGCTGCGAGGCAAGAAGCCCCCGACCTTGATCACCTGGGGCCGCAATGATCCGTTCTTCACCGAAAAAGGCGCCCGCGCGTTTCTTGCCGATCTCCCTGAGGCCGATCTGCACCTGTTCGACACCGGTCACTTCGCGCTGGAAGAGAGCCTGTCGGAAATCGCACCGCTGATTGCCGACTTCGTCGACCGCATCTGGACGAAGGCATGA
- a CDS encoding CGNR zinc finger domain-containing protein translates to MDLVPFVGEPLALDLVNTHPLTASGRVDLIANGEGLAAWLKLEQARFPDAAFDGIGATSAADVEPVLAVRAHMTSAIAHVMSGQPVPAADIEGLNVAMRAAPLVRHLDWSDPPRLVSERLAAPVIQLAGFLAEDAAALLAHPDAGLIRKCEAEDCVMLFVGNNARRRWCSAARCGNRVRVSRYYQRSKSS, encoded by the coding sequence ATGGACTTGGTTCCTTTTGTCGGAGAGCCGCTTGCTCTCGATCTCGTCAACACGCATCCGCTGACAGCGAGTGGACGCGTCGATCTGATCGCGAATGGGGAAGGGCTGGCGGCTTGGCTTAAGTTGGAACAGGCCCGTTTTCCGGACGCGGCGTTTGACGGGATCGGTGCGACAAGTGCGGCCGACGTTGAGCCTGTGCTTGCCGTCAGGGCGCACATGACCTCGGCAATTGCGCATGTCATGAGCGGGCAACCCGTTCCCGCGGCCGATATCGAGGGCCTCAATGTGGCAATGCGCGCCGCGCCGCTCGTACGACATCTCGACTGGAGTGACCCGCCGCGTCTTGTCAGTGAGCGGCTGGCTGCGCCCGTGATCCAGCTGGCGGGATTCCTGGCCGAGGATGCCGCGGCGCTGCTGGCCCATCCGGACGCCGGCCTGATCCGCAAATGCGAGGCGGAGGATTGCGTCATGCTCTTCGTCGGCAACAACGCCCGCCGGCGCTGGTGTTCTGCCGCGCGCTGCGGCAATCGGGTTCGGGTGTCACGCTATTATCAGCGCAGCAAGTCGTCCTGA
- a CDS encoding ABC transporter substrate-binding protein translates to MKKLLATTCLAAGLLGLAGAASAAECGDVTIANMNWQSAEVLASVDKIILTEGYGCNADLVVGDTVPTITSMIEKGQPDVAPEGWVDLLPDVVNRGLEEGKLVGAAVALSDGAVQGWWVPKYIVDANPDIKTIDDALKHKELFPDPEDASKGAVFNGPQGWGGTVVTTQLYKAYGGEAAGFTLVDTGSAAGLDGSIAKAYERKQGWVGYYWAPTALLGKYEMVKLEHGVPADAAEWKRCNTVADCPDPKKNDWPKDKVQTLVTKSFADRAGPAMDYLNKRAWTNDTVNKLMAWMTDNQASGEEGAKHFLQENPDLWTKWVSPEVAEKVKAAL, encoded by the coding sequence ATGAAGAAGCTTCTTGCAACGACCTGTCTGGCCGCTGGCCTCCTCGGCCTCGCCGGCGCCGCTTCGGCCGCCGAATGCGGTGACGTGACGATCGCCAACATGAACTGGCAGAGCGCCGAGGTGCTGGCGAGCGTCGACAAGATCATCCTGACGGAAGGCTACGGCTGCAATGCCGACCTGGTCGTTGGTGACACTGTGCCGACGATCACCTCGATGATCGAAAAGGGACAGCCGGATGTTGCGCCGGAAGGCTGGGTCGACCTGCTGCCGGATGTCGTCAATCGCGGTCTCGAGGAAGGCAAGCTCGTCGGTGCTGCCGTTGCGCTTTCCGATGGCGCCGTCCAGGGCTGGTGGGTCCCGAAGTACATCGTCGACGCCAATCCTGACATCAAGACGATCGACGACGCGCTGAAGCACAAGGAGTTGTTCCCGGATCCGGAAGATGCCAGCAAGGGCGCCGTCTTCAATGGCCCGCAGGGTTGGGGCGGTACCGTCGTGACCACGCAGCTCTACAAGGCCTATGGCGGCGAAGCTGCAGGCTTTACGCTTGTCGACACCGGCTCGGCCGCCGGCCTCGATGGCTCGATTGCCAAGGCCTATGAGCGCAAGCAGGGCTGGGTCGGGTACTACTGGGCGCCGACCGCACTTCTCGGCAAGTACGAGATGGTGAAGCTCGAGCATGGCGTGCCGGCCGATGCGGCCGAATGGAAGCGTTGCAACACCGTCGCCGATTGCCCGGACCCGAAGAAGAACGACTGGCCGAAGGACAAGGTCCAGACGCTTGTGACCAAGTCCTTCGCTGATCGCGCCGGCCCTGCCATGGACTACCTCAACAAGCGCGCCTGGACCAATGACACGGTCAACAAGCTGATGGCTTGGATGACCGACAACCAGGCGAGCGGAGAGGAAGGCGCCAAGCACTTCCTCCAGGAGAATCCCGACCTCTGGACCAAGTGGGTTTCGCCCGAGGTTGCCGAAAAGGTCAAGGCGGCACTCTGA